The proteins below are encoded in one region of Paenibacillus albus:
- a CDS encoding ketoacyl-ACP synthase III — protein MPHSSLRSLTAITAFGAYVPERVLTNHDLEQMVDTNDEWIFQRTGIKERRIAADDQFCSDMCFGAVRDLQLRYGVVLDDVDYIIVATTTPDTFFPSMSARVQAEFGIPSCGAVDIQAACAGFVAALQMANGLLLSGVYHKILVIGAETLSKATDYTDRTTCILFGDGAGAMLLERDDEGAFLASYSATNGADGRHLYRSSLASSINGQPIQTNGLIVQNGREVYKWAVTTVPKGIKTLLETSGYTVDEIDWFVPHSANMRIVESICERTGIPLEHTITSMAQYGNTSAASIPLALDLAIKDGRIASGDTILLYGFGGGLTESALLLRWTL, from the coding sequence ATGCCGCACTCATCCTTGCGATCTCTTACTGCGATTACAGCTTTTGGCGCCTATGTGCCTGAACGCGTGCTGACGAATCATGATCTGGAACAAATGGTGGATACGAATGACGAATGGATTTTTCAGCGTACGGGGATTAAAGAACGCCGAATTGCCGCAGACGATCAGTTCTGCAGCGATATGTGCTTTGGTGCCGTACGCGATTTGCAGCTGCGCTATGGTGTCGTGCTTGATGATGTTGACTACATTATCGTTGCAACGACTACGCCGGATACATTCTTCCCAAGCATGTCTGCCCGTGTTCAAGCCGAGTTCGGCATTCCGTCATGCGGAGCAGTCGATATTCAAGCTGCGTGTGCCGGTTTCGTCGCAGCGCTTCAGATGGCGAACGGTCTTCTGCTCTCCGGCGTTTATCATAAAATATTAGTAATTGGAGCGGAGACACTCTCCAAAGCGACTGATTATACAGACCGCACCACCTGCATCCTGTTCGGTGACGGTGCGGGTGCAATGCTGCTCGAGCGGGATGACGAAGGCGCCTTCCTCGCTTCCTATTCGGCAACGAATGGAGCAGACGGCCGTCATCTGTATCGTTCCAGCCTTGCCTCTTCCATTAACGGACAGCCGATCCAAACGAACGGTCTCATCGTGCAAAATGGCCGCGAGGTGTACAAATGGGCGGTAACGACGGTGCCGAAGGGCATTAAGACGCTGCTCGAGACTAGCGGCTACACTGTCGACGAGATCGACTGGTTCGTGCCGCATAGCGCGAACATGCGGATCGTGGAATCGATCTGTGAGCGCACCGGCATTCCGCTGGAGCATACAATAACGAGCATGGCGCAATATGGCAATACGTCTGCGGCTTCCATTCCGCTCGCGCTTGATCTGGCGATTAAGGATGGACGAATTGCTTCCGGCGATACCATTCTACTGTACGGCTTCGGTGGTGGATTGACGGAGTCGGCGCTGTTACTGCGTTGGACGCTGTGA
- a CDS encoding J domain-containing protein produces MNDLKQAYELLSLTEGASKEEVEKRYFILLRRDRSNKQREADEHDDSPSLEEINRAYRLILGHEDEKTMAKYNEASYGKYKKMGPTFQKIDHFFSYYKFHVLGVIVLIIAIIYGINAYINHRHEQAELAKLPPVDVSVSFFGDYFNSDGTFQNSDMKPFETKFVSQFPQWKRVEAFFTYVPQEMQSQQDSALMQKSIIDLMMNKADVYILDKPNFVKLAQDGSLLPLDGDAASKMGFTFKPESAFKTVTQDDPTLHVYGVDIAGSTLLKELPVIGKEYIAAIRINGDHHDNAFTFIEKYVNSVPAK; encoded by the coding sequence ATGAATGATCTGAAACAAGCCTATGAATTGCTCAGCCTAACGGAAGGCGCATCGAAGGAAGAAGTGGAAAAAAGGTACTTTATATTGCTCCGGCGTGACCGCTCCAACAAGCAGCGTGAAGCAGATGAGCACGATGATTCCCCTAGCTTGGAAGAGATCAACCGCGCATACCGGCTCATCCTCGGCCATGAAGACGAGAAGACGATGGCGAAGTACAACGAGGCTTCTTATGGAAAATATAAAAAGATGGGACCCACGTTCCAGAAAATCGACCATTTCTTCAGCTATTATAAGTTTCACGTTCTCGGCGTTATTGTGCTGATCATTGCCATTATCTACGGAATCAATGCGTATATTAACCATCGCCATGAGCAAGCAGAGCTTGCGAAGCTGCCTCCGGTAGATGTCAGCGTCTCCTTCTTCGGTGACTATTTCAACTCGGACGGCACATTCCAGAATTCCGATATGAAGCCGTTTGAGACGAAGTTCGTTTCTCAATTCCCGCAGTGGAAGCGCGTCGAAGCTTTCTTCACATATGTCCCTCAAGAGATGCAGAGCCAACAGGACTCCGCCTTGATGCAGAAGAGTATCATCGACCTGATGATGAACAAAGCCGATGTGTACATTTTGGATAAACCGAATTTTGTCAAGCTTGCGCAAGACGGCTCGCTGCTCCCTCTGGACGGCGATGCTGCCAGCAAAATGGGCTTCACCTTCAAGCCTGAATCGGCGTTTAAGACCGTCACTCAGGACGATCCGACACTGCACGTCTACGGCGTTGACATCGCCGGCAGCACGCTGCTCAAAGAATTGCCGGTCATCGGCAAGGAATACATCGCCGCGATCCGCATCAATGGCGATCATCATGATAATGCGTTCACGTTTATCGAGAAGTACGTCAATAGCGTGCCGGCCAAATAA
- a CDS encoding glycosyltransferase family 4 protein has protein sequence MKLLVTYFIPSGGIETLNRLRFHALRAVGIEVHALYLWNGAGVQNMADIPHFVTNNDHEIQTVLRAGNYNAIIVTCDHLMLQRLRGLGYTGALIYEAQGLGTKEQATGTLAFGSTFIRAFANAAISTPTSHLMELFQTYLGDLPRFYVQNMIDTNQFIHKGPAAAATFNLSGAPIIGWIGRLERNKNWPLFLDICSVLASIKPSLQIWMFEDATISEPGERERFHARVHELNLAHRLTVRSNIPHSHMPSYLTAIGDSGGLLLSTSITEGFGYAVAEAMSCRCPVVSTDSDGVRCFIDHNRTGKFFTSSTIPEAVQAASELMDNLPLRRSIRDAADQHIRTHFSPGRYAADIINILVALRLRPYV, from the coding sequence ATGAAGCTGCTAGTTACTTATTTTATTCCGAGCGGCGGGATTGAGACGTTGAACCGGCTTCGATTCCATGCGCTTCGCGCGGTCGGCATTGAGGTGCATGCTCTGTACCTGTGGAACGGCGCGGGTGTACAGAACATGGCGGACATCCCCCATTTTGTGACGAATAACGATCACGAAATCCAGACTGTCCTGCGAGCGGGCAACTACAATGCAATTATCGTCACCTGCGACCACCTGATGCTCCAGCGGCTGCGCGGACTTGGCTACACCGGCGCCTTAATCTACGAAGCGCAAGGGCTCGGAACGAAAGAGCAAGCGACAGGCACGCTCGCATTCGGCTCGACGTTTATCCGTGCTTTTGCAAATGCGGCCATCAGTACGCCGACCTCGCACCTGATGGAGCTATTCCAAACCTACCTCGGCGACCTCCCCCGTTTCTATGTGCAAAATATGATCGACACCAACCAGTTCATCCACAAAGGACCCGCCGCCGCTGCCACCTTTAACCTGTCAGGCGCACCGATTATTGGCTGGATCGGACGGTTGGAGCGGAACAAGAACTGGCCCCTATTCCTCGATATCTGCAGCGTGCTGGCATCAATTAAACCTTCCTTGCAAATCTGGATGTTCGAAGACGCCACCATCTCTGAGCCTGGCGAACGAGAACGATTCCACGCCCGCGTTCACGAGCTGAATCTGGCGCATCGGCTGACAGTCCGCTCCAACATCCCGCACAGCCACATGCCGTCCTACTTAACCGCCATCGGCGATTCCGGCGGACTCCTCTTGTCTACCTCGATAACCGAAGGCTTCGGCTACGCGGTCGCAGAGGCCATGAGCTGCCGCTGCCCGGTGGTATCCACGGATTCCGACGGCGTACGCTGCTTCATTGACCATAACCGAACAGGGAAATTTTTCACCTCCAGCACGATACCGGAAGCAGTCCAGGCCGCAAGCGAGCTGATGGATAATTTGCCACTACGCAGATCGATTCGCGATGCAGCCGACCAGCACATCCGAACGCATTTCTCGCCAGGGCGCTATGCTGCGGATATCATTAACATCCTCGTGGCCCTCAGACTCCGTCCCTACGTCTAG
- a CDS encoding glycosyltransferase, giving the protein MLPKVSIIIPFYNDPYVDQAIVSALYQTYPNIEILVIDDGSTKHQDVIAPYRSRIIYLGKANGGTGSALNYGIAMATGKYVAWLSSDDRFLPDKIERQVAYMERTGARICHTDYHVMNENGTITEYAAAIKFPSAKAFINGIRHGCPVNGCTIMMTKELFQDIGGFNESLPYTHDYDLWIRVLLSRVDFHYLNEVLTVYRRHQQMGTVRNFNTVMKEANMVNATYAVLLDSLLAQLPG; this is encoded by the coding sequence ATGCTGCCAAAAGTGTCAATCATTATCCCCTTCTACAACGATCCCTACGTCGATCAAGCGATCGTCAGCGCACTCTATCAAACCTATCCGAATATTGAGATTCTGGTTATCGACGATGGGTCGACGAAGCACCAGGATGTGATTGCGCCCTATCGCTCCCGCATCATCTATCTTGGCAAAGCGAACGGGGGTACCGGCAGCGCACTCAATTACGGCATCGCGATGGCGACCGGCAAATACGTCGCATGGCTGAGCTCTGACGATCGGTTTCTCCCTGACAAAATCGAACGGCAAGTGGCGTATATGGAACGAACCGGAGCACGCATCTGCCATACCGACTACCACGTCATGAACGAGAATGGCACCATTACAGAGTATGCGGCCGCAATCAAATTTCCATCTGCAAAAGCATTCATTAACGGCATTCGCCATGGCTGTCCGGTTAACGGCTGTACGATCATGATGACGAAGGAGCTGTTTCAAGACATCGGCGGCTTCAACGAATCGCTCCCGTACACGCATGATTATGATTTATGGATTCGCGTGCTGCTATCGCGGGTTGATTTTCACTACTTGAACGAGGTGCTGACAGTCTATCGCCGCCATCAGCAAATGGGAACCGTCCGCAACTTCAACACTGTCATGAAAGAAGCGAATATGGTCAATGCGACGTATGCGGTTCTGCTCGATTCGCTGCTTGCTCAGCTCCCTGGTTAA
- a CDS encoding lipid II flippase Amj family protein, with protein sequence MTNNLIIVFIMTMIIHTTETLSYAVRLAGVRLNKIAVALSLTGIVVLVSRTANLVQAPLTAKFVDYAKHHTSFPLLTYLRFILLASSIGTLFAIILFPTCVSLFGRLIAKLEIAGSLPKLITSVSVGQLKNTKYYLKAPKLNLKRFRYLGIPKKFILLSMIVTSFYTVGVLASLYAAHIYPQFSTTASQASGLINGMATILLTIFIDPQLGLITDKALNDETHRDRLGKIYVVLMTARFFGTMLAQLVLIPAAYFIGYIVKLI encoded by the coding sequence TTGACGAACAATCTCATTATCGTATTTATCATGACGATGATCATTCATACAACAGAAACACTGTCGTACGCGGTACGGCTTGCAGGCGTCCGGCTGAACAAAATCGCAGTCGCGCTGTCGCTGACCGGCATCGTCGTCCTTGTCTCGCGTACGGCGAACCTCGTGCAAGCGCCGCTGACCGCCAAGTTCGTCGATTACGCGAAGCATCACACGTCTTTCCCGCTGCTTACGTATTTGCGGTTTATTTTGCTCGCTTCGTCGATTGGGACCTTGTTTGCGATCATTCTTTTTCCCACATGCGTGAGCCTGTTCGGTAGACTAATTGCCAAGCTGGAGATCGCGGGCTCGCTACCGAAGCTCATTACAAGCGTCTCGGTCGGCCAGTTGAAAAATACGAAATACTACCTCAAAGCGCCTAAGCTAAATCTCAAACGATTCCGGTACCTCGGCATTCCAAAGAAATTTATTTTGCTCAGCATGATTGTAACTTCCTTCTACACCGTCGGCGTTCTCGCTTCCTTGTATGCCGCACATATATATCCGCAATTCAGCACGACCGCATCGCAGGCGTCCGGCCTCATTAACGGGATGGCGACCATCCTGCTCACCATCTTCATCGACCCGCAGCTTGGACTTATTACGGACAAAGCGCTTAATGACGAAACCCATCGTGACCGGCTCGGCAAAATCTACGTCGTGCTCATGACCGCCCGCTTCTTCGGGACGATGCTCGCGCAGCTCGTGCTGATTCCTGCAGCGTATTTTATCGGTTATATCGTGAAGCTGATCTGA
- a CDS encoding GNAT family N-acetyltransferase — MAAIRLAIESDISELARIRYVFTMEDYPELQQNAEGEEQFYTTCSAFLERAITGGDWYIWVAEEDGRIVSHMYLQLIHKVPRPGRTEDPYFGYVTNVYTRPAYRDRGIGTKIHQAMELWAKEQAVEFLILWPSSTSIQFYERSGFHPSEEALEKHL, encoded by the coding sequence ATGGCGGCTATTAGACTAGCAATCGAATCCGATATCAGTGAGCTTGCCCGAATACGCTATGTGTTCACGATGGAGGATTATCCAGAGCTGCAGCAGAATGCGGAGGGCGAGGAACAGTTCTACACAACCTGCTCGGCGTTTCTCGAACGGGCGATTACCGGCGGAGATTGGTACATCTGGGTCGCAGAAGAGGACGGGCGAATTGTCTCGCATATGTACTTGCAGCTTATTCATAAGGTGCCAAGGCCGGGGAGAACAGAGGACCCGTACTTCGGCTACGTCACGAATGTCTATACCCGTCCCGCCTATCGAGACCGCGGGATCGGCACGAAAATTCATCAAGCGATGGAGCTTTGGGCAAAGGAGCAAGCGGTGGAGTTTCTCATTCTATGGCCTAGCAGCACGAGCATCCAATTCTATGAACGGAGCGGGTTCCACCCAAGTGAGGAAGCGCTGGAGAAACACTTGTAG
- a CDS encoding Gfo/Idh/MocA family protein gives MVVWRIGLVGTGFWSEKHLQAWSRIPNVEIAALCNRSRDKMVEKARHYGVPEEQLYGSLEEMLEKADIDIVDIVTGPETHPAFVEMAARAGKHVLCQKPFAESYEEAERMVKAAADAGVRLMVTENWRWLSIFQTMKRVLDEGELGRVLAARYMHSDYFTMRMSQDMKLPQPFFRQMPRLLFYEMGVHWFDTWRFLLGEPKRLYAEFQYSSPHVIGEDAGLVTLGHDGFYGMLDMSWATRRELHGALEPDIVLAHHIEQFVIDGERATLKLYGDGSIAIIDNNGGKRMLAGPTELDHDESHYRLSSHFVQCLESGEPFQTSGDDNLRTLRLTFSAYESAHTHQAISFES, from the coding sequence ATGGTGGTTTGGAGAATTGGGCTTGTTGGGACAGGATTCTGGTCGGAGAAGCATTTACAAGCATGGAGCCGGATTCCGAACGTGGAGATCGCAGCGCTCTGCAACCGGAGCCGGGATAAAATGGTAGAGAAAGCGCGCCATTACGGCGTTCCTGAGGAGCAGCTCTACGGATCGCTCGAGGAGATGCTAGAGAAAGCGGATATCGATATCGTGGATATCGTGACGGGTCCGGAGACACATCCGGCTTTCGTCGAGATGGCTGCTAGAGCGGGGAAGCATGTGCTGTGTCAGAAGCCTTTCGCTGAGTCCTATGAGGAAGCGGAGCGAATGGTGAAGGCAGCTGCGGATGCGGGGGTGCGGCTCATGGTGACGGAGAATTGGCGCTGGTTGTCGATCTTCCAGACGATGAAGCGCGTGCTTGATGAAGGTGAGCTTGGCCGTGTGCTGGCTGCACGTTATATGCACTCCGATTACTTTACGATGCGGATGTCGCAGGACATGAAGCTGCCGCAGCCGTTCTTTCGGCAGATGCCGCGACTACTCTTTTATGAGATGGGTGTTCACTGGTTCGATACATGGCGCTTCCTGCTTGGCGAGCCGAAGCGGCTCTATGCGGAATTCCAGTACAGCAGCCCGCATGTGATTGGAGAGGATGCAGGTCTTGTAACGCTTGGACATGACGGCTTCTACGGCATGCTCGACATGAGCTGGGCGACTCGCCGGGAGCTGCACGGAGCGCTTGAGCCCGACATCGTACTCGCGCATCATATCGAACAGTTCGTCATTGATGGAGAGCGTGCGACACTGAAGCTGTATGGCGACGGAAGCATTGCGATTATTGATAATAACGGTGGTAAGCGTATGCTTGCGGGACCGACCGAGCTTGATCATGATGAGAGTCACTACCGGCTGTCTTCGCATTTTGTCCAATGTCTGGAGTCAGGCGAACCGTTCCAAACGAGCGGCGATGATAATTTACGGACATTGCGATTGACCTTCTCTGCATATGAAAGTGCGCACACGCATCAAGCGATCAGCTTCGAATCCTAG
- a CDS encoding helix-turn-helix transcriptional regulator, with protein MERSSGNERVARTLDLMEQHYLVGRDKEIQFFVDRLHEGSDQGGIMNVYGTGGIGKSYLLHEFRRLAMKRNVQFLLLDCRVFPGNPVDFCHHVLRALRYPMQSILQSSDEGQLIEACLQALADRTLHGKMVLALDSFESFGEMEYWLREQFLAQLHPGIIVILAGRFKLQGAWLSSPGWRQLIHQMPLSDLNYDDAHLYLERFGIVKTDNIKQIWSRTKGHPLTLSLLVSTTLAGALPKETFADSEVFMQVVSTWLQEVPDPDMRELVEASAVLRSFNQDLLSRVLEKPVTSEQFMKLTSYSFVQRVERGWLLHDLLRDAIGADLRLRRPEYYHRIWKRCVLFYCDKMKQSAKQRTAAWENGEILFYIGNQFLQFLLYQQSISFSTEPLHPSNWAEAERYIERRRETARDAVLHYINRETGLQDEYLLTAKESLEVLNLIRMKELYELDPTCVKLIRNADGTIYGLMEIIPINEKTMNYLETGPISAAYFNHLTPSERSELMVPGHTKAGYFVKILDVYDFSDISMMQASLFTFISHILTAGFVVAAPTENPISFAICTSLGLEVVEGVTHSDYNGETVNRYYFMDTRGSKLHGYLSKMIAFFDLPEEDNVQSRREETQEHEAVKVSAAPEVLLSFREQEVARLLVAGYSNKEIASELCLSEATVKKHISNIFKKASVKNRVQLMNKLPASSLRA; from the coding sequence ATGGAGAGAAGCAGCGGTAATGAACGGGTAGCGCGGACACTGGATTTGATGGAGCAGCACTATCTTGTAGGGCGGGATAAGGAGATTCAGTTCTTTGTCGATCGGCTTCATGAGGGTTCTGATCAAGGCGGCATTATGAATGTATACGGGACCGGAGGAATTGGCAAAAGCTATCTGCTGCATGAATTCCGAAGGTTAGCTATGAAGCGGAACGTTCAATTTCTACTGCTGGACTGTCGTGTCTTCCCCGGTAATCCGGTCGACTTCTGTCATCATGTGCTTCGAGCGCTCCGTTACCCTATGCAGTCCATTCTTCAGAGCAGTGATGAGGGACAGCTCATCGAAGCTTGCTTACAAGCGCTCGCTGATCGGACACTTCACGGCAAAATGGTGCTGGCACTTGATTCCTTCGAGTCATTCGGCGAGATGGAATATTGGCTGCGAGAGCAGTTTCTCGCTCAGCTGCATCCTGGCATTATCGTAATCCTTGCCGGCAGGTTCAAGCTGCAGGGGGCATGGCTGTCCTCTCCAGGCTGGCGGCAGCTTATCCATCAGATGCCTCTCAGCGACCTCAATTACGATGACGCGCATCTCTATTTGGAGCGCTTCGGAATTGTGAAGACCGATAATATCAAACAGATTTGGAGCAGAACGAAGGGCCATCCGCTTACACTTTCGCTGCTTGTCTCAACGACGCTTGCAGGTGCGCTGCCCAAGGAGACATTCGCAGACAGCGAAGTGTTTATGCAGGTTGTCAGCACATGGCTGCAGGAAGTGCCTGACCCGGATATGCGGGAACTGGTAGAGGCGTCGGCAGTGCTTCGCAGCTTCAATCAAGATCTGCTCAGCCGCGTGCTGGAGAAGCCGGTGACAAGCGAGCAGTTTATGAAGCTCACCAGTTATTCCTTCGTGCAGCGCGTAGAGCGGGGATGGCTGCTGCATGATTTGCTTCGGGATGCGATCGGTGCAGATCTGAGGCTTCGCAGGCCGGAATACTACCACCGGATTTGGAAGCGCTGCGTCCTTTTCTACTGTGACAAGATGAAGCAATCCGCCAAGCAGCGGACCGCGGCATGGGAGAATGGAGAGATTCTGTTCTATATCGGGAACCAGTTTCTTCAATTCTTGCTCTATCAACAGTCGATCTCCTTTAGTACGGAACCGCTCCATCCGTCGAACTGGGCAGAGGCTGAGCGCTATATCGAGCGCAGGAGAGAAACCGCGCGCGATGCGGTCCTCCACTATATCAACCGGGAAACCGGTCTGCAGGACGAATACTTATTGACGGCGAAAGAGAGCCTCGAGGTTCTGAATCTGATCCGCATGAAAGAGCTGTACGAGCTTGATCCGACATGCGTGAAGCTTATTCGCAACGCCGACGGTACCATCTATGGCTTGATGGAGATTATCCCGATTAATGAGAAGACGATGAATTACTTAGAGACGGGGCCAATCTCAGCCGCATATTTCAATCATCTCACTCCTTCTGAACGAAGCGAGCTTATGGTACCGGGACATACGAAAGCCGGCTATTTTGTAAAGATTCTTGATGTGTATGATTTCTCCGATATCTCCATGATGCAGGCATCCTTGTTTACGTTCATTTCTCATATTCTCACTGCCGGATTCGTCGTCGCGGCGCCAACGGAGAACCCAATCTCCTTTGCGATTTGCACGAGCCTTGGGCTTGAGGTCGTAGAAGGAGTCACGCATTCCGATTACAACGGGGAGACGGTGAACCGCTATTATTTCATGGATACGAGGGGCAGCAAGCTGCATGGCTATTTGAGCAAAATGATTGCTTTCTTCGATCTGCCTGAAGAGGACAATGTGCAGAGCAGACGTGAGGAGACGCAGGAGCACGAAGCTGTAAAAGTATCTGCTGCGCCGGAGGTGCTGCTCTCCTTCCGCGAACAAGAGGTGGCCCGGCTTCTCGTTGCGGGATACTCTAACAAAGAAATCGCAAGTGAGCTTTGCCTCAGCGAGGCGACTGTGAAGAAGCATATTTCGAATATTTTCAAGAAGGCGAGCGTGAAGAATCGGGTGCAGCTGATGAATAAGCTCCCGGCGTCGTCTCTTCGAGCATAG
- a CDS encoding stalk domain-containing protein, with the protein MKKKSMIALLSATALLSMTTGAFAATTSTAIKAVLDGTLHFKKDGKDWQPTDANGKKQLPITYKGTTYLPLRSTADALGVPLKYDAATKTVSLGESGTAATNKRVTFYDKHIKKVKDMTVKFNDVINKAQLVFDGKQYNGAYSFAVYHTEDYYLTFDFGAKYKTLHLIVAPEVDMKMKVYNGDKQQLSDEITLYKGEVTEVDIDLQGSQQAMIYGYGVDYGKDVFLNILKDSYVTNEPIPGPGLTPPDDLGTTIH; encoded by the coding sequence ATGAAGAAAAAAAGCATGATTGCTTTGTTATCCGCCACAGCTCTACTCTCGATGACAACCGGAGCGTTCGCAGCTACAACGTCAACAGCGATAAAAGCTGTGCTTGACGGAACCCTTCACTTCAAGAAAGACGGCAAAGACTGGCAGCCTACCGATGCGAATGGCAAGAAGCAGCTCCCGATAACATACAAAGGCACAACCTATCTGCCGCTTCGCTCGACCGCAGACGCGCTCGGCGTCCCTCTGAAGTACGATGCGGCAACAAAGACGGTCAGCCTCGGCGAATCAGGCACGGCAGCTACCAATAAACGTGTCACCTTCTATGACAAGCATATTAAGAAGGTCAAGGATATGACGGTCAAATTCAACGACGTCATCAATAAAGCACAGCTCGTATTCGACGGCAAGCAGTACAACGGCGCCTACTCTTTCGCGGTGTATCATACGGAGGATTACTATTTGACCTTCGACTTTGGAGCGAAGTATAAAACGCTGCATCTGATCGTTGCCCCTGAGGTCGACATGAAGATGAAAGTGTATAACGGCGATAAACAGCAGCTGTCCGATGAAATTACACTCTATAAAGGCGAAGTGACGGAGGTCGACATCGATTTGCAAGGCAGTCAGCAAGCGATGATCTACGGTTACGGCGTCGACTATGGCAAGGATGTCTTCCTCAATATTTTGAAAGACAGCTACGTAACGAATGAGCCCATTCCGGGTCCTGGCCTTACACCACCGGATGATCTCGGCACTACAATCCACTAA
- a CDS encoding outer membrane protein assembly factor BamB family protein, with protein sequence MDTNRRRWLLVWSICICAAFLVMPMTADALSPIKIKSAIPVKPIPLTPLGEQIWSKSVGQGNETTPAIGPDGTVYMHVVLGFLVAYNPDGTVKWTQSGFSYITAVTVKPDDGTVYVTDDYKLYAYTPARSLKWSISLPYSTPPLLGSDGTLYVVTNVGERSTLYAITPSGTIKWHWELDQTSSTAGGAIGSDGTIYLGGNHGTLYAVSPQTSVTTSLPSNGQLPARTIKRLMPIPHLKWKTIVGGSYASLAYDPNGTLYAVSNDHLYQVSPSTGAAAVLFTASGSFTNTPVIGADHTIYAAALDRFYALSPSGTIKWSYQARGTITTSASMDAMGKLFFGSNDSCLYAFNTDGIQLWKYKTGGAILHTPLIDPVRPVDWQPVYIVSDDGKFYAVRAPGSA encoded by the coding sequence GTGGATACGAATCGTAGAAGGTGGCTGCTCGTTTGGTCGATCTGCATCTGCGCTGCGTTTCTTGTAATGCCAATGACGGCAGATGCACTCTCACCTATTAAGATTAAATCAGCTATACCCGTTAAACCAATTCCTCTCACCCCATTGGGTGAACAAATCTGGTCCAAATCGGTTGGCCAAGGGAATGAAACGACACCTGCCATTGGACCGGACGGCACCGTCTATATGCATGTCGTTCTAGGCTTCCTTGTCGCCTATAACCCAGATGGCACGGTCAAATGGACGCAAAGCGGGTTTTCGTATATTACGGCCGTAACGGTTAAGCCTGACGATGGTACGGTGTACGTAACCGACGACTACAAGCTTTACGCCTATACGCCTGCCCGCAGCTTGAAATGGAGCATCTCGCTTCCATATTCGACGCCGCCTTTGCTAGGCAGTGATGGCACGCTTTATGTCGTTACGAATGTGGGAGAGCGATCAACGCTGTATGCAATCACGCCTTCAGGTACGATCAAGTGGCACTGGGAGCTCGATCAGACGAGCTCTACAGCAGGTGGCGCGATTGGATCGGACGGCACGATCTATCTCGGAGGGAATCACGGAACGCTGTACGCTGTGTCACCACAAACGAGCGTTACTACCAGTTTGCCTTCAAACGGGCAGCTGCCAGCAAGGACTATTAAGAGGCTCATGCCGATTCCGCATCTGAAGTGGAAAACGATTGTCGGGGGCAGCTATGCGAGTCTGGCATACGATCCGAACGGGACGCTCTATGCCGTTTCCAATGATCATCTCTATCAAGTAAGCCCTTCAACCGGGGCAGCTGCTGTGTTGTTTACTGCGAGCGGATCGTTCACCAATACGCCTGTCATTGGGGCGGATCATACGATCTACGCAGCTGCGTTAGATCGATTCTATGCGCTGAGTCCAAGCGGCACGATCAAATGGTCCTACCAAGCGAGAGGAACGATTACAACTTCGGCGAGCATGGACGCGATGGGCAAGCTCTTCTTCGGTTCTAATGACAGCTGCCTGTATGCTTTCAATACGGATGGGATTCAGCTCTGGAAATACAAGACGGGCGGCGCGATTCTTCATACGCCTCTTATCGATCCGGTAAGGCCTGTCGATTGGCAGCCGGTATATATCGTATCCGACGATGGCAAGTTCTACGCCGTGAGGGCTCCGGGGTCCGCGTAG